A genomic stretch from Thermosipho affectus includes:
- a CDS encoding M16 family metallopeptidase — translation MEKMILRNGIELYFYPVEGVRSATIAFNVGVGSVYEPEELSGISHFIEHLSFRGTKKYNMKELKLMVEEVGGMLNAWTDKENTVYYAKVPSSTLFDAFDALKEIVFYPNFKDEDLELERSIIYQEYLSHKEDPMSNLFDLMYQRGLRGPHSKTVIGTEETIKNISLDDINRFHEEFYTPYNVKVIIVGYVDRKVLDKIVNELEKVDGNFIRTVKHKSDINHGILEGKVMKNAKQVHILYVTKGFSLEEHERYPMIVLNTILSSGMSSYFFEEIREKEGLVYDIFSTNLSQKNWGIFNIYAAVSLEKVEKFVRRMFEVIRNFKLTDDMFNYGKKRMIGKLELSTESTSTITNLIIEYLANDVTPELPIDIIKRIKTIQKKEIEDVFEKLFTQRWSLFYVSPKKLNNLNFRGEFF, via the coding sequence ATGGAAAAAATGATTTTAAGAAATGGAATTGAACTATATTTTTATCCTGTAGAAGGTGTTAGATCTGCTACTATTGCATTTAACGTTGGAGTGGGATCTGTGTACGAGCCAGAGGAACTATCTGGCATTTCCCATTTTATTGAGCATTTGTCCTTTAGGGGGACAAAGAAATATAATATGAAAGAATTAAAATTAATGGTTGAAGAAGTTGGTGGCATGTTAAATGCGTGGACAGATAAAGAAAACACAGTATATTATGCCAAAGTCCCTTCTTCTACTTTATTTGATGCATTTGATGCGCTAAAGGAAATAGTTTTTTATCCAAATTTTAAGGATGAAGATTTAGAGTTAGAGAGAAGCATAATTTATCAAGAGTATCTTTCTCACAAAGAGGATCCCATGAGTAATTTGTTTGATTTGATGTATCAAAGGGGATTAAGAGGACCACATTCTAAAACGGTAATCGGCACAGAAGAAACTATTAAAAATATATCGTTAGATGATATTAATAGATTTCATGAAGAATTTTATACACCGTATAATGTTAAAGTAATAATAGTTGGTTATGTAGATAGAAAGGTATTGGATAAAATAGTTAATGAACTTGAAAAAGTGGACGGAAATTTTATTAGAACCGTGAAACACAAAAGTGATATAAATCATGGGATTTTGGAAGGAAAGGTAATGAAGAATGCAAAACAAGTTCACATATTATACGTAACAAAGGGATTTTCACTTGAAGAGCATGAAAGATATCCAATGATAGTTTTGAATACAATATTAAGTAGTGGTATGAGTTCGTATTTTTTTGAGGAAATAAGGGAAAAAGAAGGATTGGTTTATGATATATTTTCTACGAATCTTTCGCAAAAAAATTGGGGAATTTTTAATATTTATGCGGCTGTGTCTCTAGAAAAAGTTGAAAAGTTTGTAAGAAGAATGTTTGAGGTTATAAGGAATTTTAAATTGACTGATGATATGTTCAATTACGGAAAAAAACGGATGATTGGAAAGTTAGAACTTTCAACTGAGAGTACTTCAACTATTACAAATTTGATAATTGAATATTTAGCGAATGATGTTACTCCTGAGCTTCCGATAGATATTATTAAAAGAATTAAGACTATACAAAAAAAGGAAATAGAAGATGTTTTTGAAAAACTTTTCACTCAACGGTGGTCGTTATTTTATGTTTCTCCCAAAAAGTTAAATAATCTAAATTTTAGGGGGGAATTCTTTTGA
- a CDS encoding HD-GYP domain-containing protein produces MIIWKNIELVEPGEIVGEDVYDPSGFIILIKEGSVLKEGDIYLLKNRGVSILPIYVEEVLTSEDIEPTIDMELYDNLSKDLSNTFEEVKSGELNVKKVVKHSEEIMKKVLEKYNEKILNLIRKDQKPLARHAINTGVISSIIGISLGFDDETLNKLIISAILHDVAHEKPVRDIIEYYDTHPIKATGMLRKHFNMNDDVLLSILHHHERFDGKGYPRNLKGTSIPVFARILSIADAYDTLISKDFPGKAFSPYEAVKFIISNSGKMFDPNIVSKFVQYVGIYPTGTVVELSNGERGIVVKVLSGLIPLVKANGKLLDIVKEKIYIKKVIN; encoded by the coding sequence TTGATTATATGGAAAAATATTGAATTAGTTGAACCAGGTGAAATTGTTGGTGAGGATGTTTATGATCCTTCGGGATTTATAATATTGATAAAGGAAGGTTCTGTATTAAAAGAAGGGGATATATATCTTTTAAAAAATCGTGGAGTTAGTATTCTTCCAATTTATGTAGAAGAAGTACTAACCTCTGAGGATATAGAACCAACAATTGATATGGAATTATATGATAACTTATCTAAAGATTTATCCAATACCTTTGAAGAGGTAAAGAGTGGAGAATTAAATGTAAAAAAAGTAGTTAAACACTCAGAGGAAATTATGAAAAAAGTTCTTGAAAAATACAACGAAAAGATTCTTAATTTAATTAGGAAAGATCAAAAACCTTTGGCAAGACATGCTATAAATACCGGTGTAATATCTTCCATTATTGGGATTAGTTTGGGGTTTGATGATGAAACACTGAATAAACTTATAATTTCTGCAATTTTACATGATGTTGCACACGAAAAACCCGTTCGTGATATAATAGAATACTATGATACTCATCCAATAAAAGCAACGGGAATGTTGAGAAAACATTTTAATATGAATGATGATGTTTTGCTTTCAATATTGCATCACCATGAAAGATTTGATGGAAAAGGATATCCGCGAAATTTAAAGGGAACATCCATTCCGGTTTTTGCAAGAATACTTTCAATAGCTGATGCGTACGATACGCTTATTAGTAAAGATTTTCCTGGAAAAGCTTTTTCTCCGTATGAGGCAGTGAAATTTATAATTTCAAATTCTGGAAAAATGTTTGATCCAAATATAGTTTCAAAATTTGTACAATATGTTGGTATATATCCTACTGGAACGGTGGTAGAGTTAAGTAACGGAGAAAGAGGTATTGTAGTGAAAGTTTTATCTGGCCTTATTCCTTTGGTAAAAGCCAATGGTAAGTTACTTGATATAGTAAAGGAGAAGATATATATAAAGAAAGTAATTAATTAG